In Flavobacterium gelatinilyticum, a genomic segment contains:
- a CDS encoding DUF3826 domain-containing protein, whose translation MRLNKINAGLLSIVFAFSTLNAQQHLDPEYIKVTNERAAKIVVKLDLKNDAKEKAVSNIIAQQFRDLTEIQDGRDAEIKKVKEDTSLAKEKQNEKIDKLKANADKSIAKLHKSYLKKLGKELPEEKITEVKDGMTYGVLPITVVAYNDMLPNLTTEQKEYIYKALVEAREHAMDAGSSKEKHGWFGKYKGRINNYLSKQGYDLNKESKDWHERVEQREKAKSGQ comes from the coding sequence ATGAGACTAAATAAAATAAACGCAGGCTTATTATCAATCGTTTTCGCATTTTCAACTTTAAATGCGCAGCAACATTTAGATCCTGAATATATCAAAGTTACAAACGAAAGAGCTGCTAAAATCGTTGTAAAATTAGATTTGAAAAATGATGCAAAAGAAAAAGCAGTTTCAAATATAATAGCGCAGCAATTCAGAGATTTAACGGAAATCCAGGACGGAAGAGATGCTGAAATCAAAAAAGTAAAAGAAGATACTTCGTTAGCCAAAGAAAAACAAAACGAAAAAATTGACAAACTGAAAGCAAATGCGGACAAGTCAATTGCAAAATTACATAAATCTTATCTTAAAAAATTAGGTAAAGAATTACCAGAAGAAAAAATTACTGAAGTTAAAGACGGAATGACGTATGGCGTATTGCCAATTACAGTTGTTGCTTATAATGACATGCTTCCAAATTTAACTACAGAACAAAAAGAGTATATCTACAAAGCTTTAGTTGAAGCGAGAGAACACGCAATGGACGCTGGTTCATCTAAAGAAAAACACGGCTGGTTTGGTAAATACAAAGGAAGAATCAACAACTATTTATCAAAACAAGGTTACGATCTAAACAAAGAAAGTAAAGACTGGCACGAACGTGTTGAACAAAGAGAAAAAGCCAAATCAGGCCAATAA
- a CDS encoding polysaccharide lyase: MQNIFPNRTLKKTLLAFSFCSLVSSAYAQYPVIPKDVQAKADAILADEETRLSEIWNANLHIIKEEAKQGKPYLPWASYPKDFVFADIPAFPGAEGGGAYTQGGRGGKIFVVTSLEDSGKGTFREACEAVGARTIVFNVSGIIHLKKRISMRAPYVTIAGQTAPGDGICIAGETLEIDTHDVIIRHMRFRRGATEVTRRDDALGGNPMGNIIVDHCSISWGLDENISLYRHQFAANAKSKLEKLPACNITIQNTISSEGLDTYNHAFGSTIGGLNSTFMRNLWADNISRNASIGMYGDFNFVNNVVFNWWNRTLDGGDYRSMLNIINNYFKPGPITPADQPIAHRIVKPESGYIEPKQYGRAYVSGNFIVGSPEVTADNWNGGVQLENLPEAETKEFLAAIKQPKPFSMPEFKIMKAEEAYDFVLANVGATIPKRDAVDERILKQVRTGKIEVKDGLENSIGKEFVKRRLPADSYKKGIITHPDQVGGYPTYKGKAYKDSDNDGIPDAWEKKYGLNPNDASDANKDLNGDGYTNIEKYFNGIDPTSKVDWTKIDNNNDTLAKLKSLVQ, translated from the coding sequence ATGCAAAATATTTTTCCCAACCGTACTTTAAAGAAAACATTACTGGCATTTTCATTCTGTTCACTTGTATCGTCAGCATATGCCCAATATCCGGTAATTCCAAAAGATGTTCAGGCAAAAGCAGATGCTATTCTAGCGGATGAAGAAACAAGATTGAGCGAAATATGGAATGCTAATCTTCATATAATCAAAGAAGAAGCAAAACAAGGAAAACCTTATTTACCTTGGGCTTCTTACCCAAAAGATTTTGTTTTTGCTGATATTCCTGCTTTTCCAGGTGCCGAAGGAGGAGGAGCGTACACACAAGGCGGACGTGGCGGAAAAATATTCGTAGTTACTAGTTTAGAAGACAGCGGTAAAGGAACTTTCCGTGAAGCTTGCGAAGCAGTTGGAGCGAGAACAATCGTTTTTAATGTTTCGGGAATTATTCACTTAAAAAAGAGAATCAGCATGCGTGCGCCTTACGTAACCATTGCTGGGCAAACTGCTCCTGGAGACGGAATTTGTATCGCAGGAGAAACTTTAGAAATTGACACACACGACGTTATTATCAGACACATGCGTTTTAGGCGTGGTGCGACGGAAGTAACCAGAAGAGATGACGCTCTTGGAGGAAATCCAATGGGAAATATTATTGTAGACCATTGCTCAATCAGCTGGGGATTAGACGAAAATATTTCTTTATACAGACATCAATTTGCAGCGAATGCAAAATCGAAATTGGAGAAATTGCCGGCTTGCAACATCACAATTCAGAACACGATTTCATCAGAAGGTTTAGATACTTATAATCATGCATTTGGAAGTACAATTGGCGGATTAAATAGTACTTTTATGCGTAATTTATGGGCCGACAACATTTCTAGAAATGCTTCTATCGGAATGTATGGCGACTTTAATTTTGTCAATAACGTAGTATTTAATTGGTGGAATCGTACCTTAGATGGCGGAGATTACCGTTCGATGTTAAACATCATCAATAATTATTTTAAACCAGGTCCAATAACGCCGGCAGATCAGCCTATTGCACACAGAATTGTAAAGCCTGAGTCTGGATATATTGAGCCAAAACAATATGGAAGAGCGTATGTTTCAGGAAATTTCATTGTAGGTTCTCCTGAAGTTACAGCAGATAACTGGAATGGCGGCGTACAATTGGAAAATCTTCCAGAAGCAGAAACAAAAGAGTTTTTAGCAGCAATCAAACAGCCAAAACCATTCTCAATGCCTGAATTCAAAATTATGAAAGCAGAAGAAGCGTATGATTTTGTTTTAGCGAATGTTGGAGCGACAATACCAAAAAGAGATGCTGTTGATGAAAGAATTTTGAAACAGGTTCGCACAGGAAAAATTGAAGTGAAAGATGGTTTAGAAAACTCAATCGGAAAAGAATTCGTTAAAAGAAGATTACCTGCAGATTCTTACAAAAAAGGAATCATCACGCATCCGGATCAAGTTGGCGGCTATCCAACTTACAAAGGAAAAGCTTATAAAGATTCTGATAATGATGGAATTCCAGATGCTTGGGAGAAAAAATACGGTTTAAATCCAAATGACGCTTCAGATGCCAATAAAGATTTAAACGGAGACGGTTATACAAACATCGAAAAGTATTTTAACGGAATCGATCCAACAAGTAAAGTTGATTGGACGAAAATCGATAATAACAACGATACGTTGGCTAAATTAAAGTCATTAGTACAATAA